A part of Gossypium hirsutum isolate 1008001.06 chromosome A07, Gossypium_hirsutum_v2.1, whole genome shotgun sequence genomic DNA contains:
- the LOC107955600 gene encoding transcriptional corepressor LEUNIG_HOMOLOG isoform X2: MAQSNWEADKMLDVYIHDYLLKRKLHASAKAFMTEGKVATDPVAIDAPGGFLFEWWSVFWDIFIARTNEKHSEAAAAYIESQQLKAREQQQLQMQQLQLMQHRNAQLQRRDPSHPALGGSVNTINSEGMIGQPSASVLAMKMYEERVKHPHSADSETSSALIDANRMALLKTQTNNQVQLLQGSPGNMSAALQQIQSRTPLTTDIKTEVSLGGNPKSLPMDPSSIYGQAILQPKSGLGGAVLNQGVPGLPLRGWPLTMQKPNLQTQNQFVLTSQQQHVLAQAQLQGNLGNSTTFVNAKVGQSISNNGSICSPVPSSSPKMKMGQLSHSSSQQQDQLQQQQQQPSQQLQQNNRKRKQHSASGAANSTGTGNTVGPSPSSPPSTHTPGDAITSATSLQHVNSVSKSMMYGADATAGLTSSSNLLEDMDRFDPLDENMESLLSHESDSRDIYGTIKQCPPEHPKASAKGFTFAEVGCIQTRNSEVTCCHFSSDGKVLASAGHDKKVVLWNMDNLKTESTPEEHKLVITDVRFRPNSSQLATASFDKSVRLWDAANPGYCVKAYNSHPSPVMSLDFHPKKTDLFCFCDNDNEIRYFNLNTFSCTRISKGGMAQVRFQPRIGHFLAAASDKVVSIFDVETDRQTLTFQGHSEIVNYICWDANGEYLASVSHNLVKIWSLVTGECIQELGSGGNQFHSCVFHPNYSTLLVIGGISSLELWNMAENKSMTISAHENIISALAQSPVTGMVASASHDSSVKLWK, from the exons ATGGCGCAGAGTAATTGGGAAGCTGACAAGAT GCTTGATGTTTATATTCATGATTACTTGTTGAAAAGGAAGTTGCATGCTTCTGCAAAAGCTTTTATGACTGAAGGAAAGGTTGCCACAGATCCAGTAG CAATCGATGCTCCTGGAGGGTTTCTGTTCGAGTGGTGGTCTGTCTTCTGGGACATATTTATTGCTAGGACAAACGAGAAACATTCTGAGGCTGCTGCAGCTTATATAGAG TCTCAGCAACTTAAAGCAAGGGAACAACAGCAATTACAAATGCAGCAGTTGCAACTAATGCAGCACCGAAATGCGCAGTTGCAACGAAGGGATCCCAGTCATCCTGCTCTTGGTGGTTCTGTAAATACGATTAACTCTGAAGGAATGATTGGACAGCCATCAGCTAGTGTGTTGGCCATGAAAATGTATGAAGAACGTGTGAAACACCCTCATTCTGCGGATTCAGAGACATCATCAGCACTGATTGATGCCAATCGGATGGCTCTTCTGAAAACGCAGACCAATAATCAAGT CCAGCTTTTGCAAGGTAGTCCTGGAAATATGTCAGCTGCTTTGCAACAAATCCAGTCACGAACGCCATTGACAACC GATATCAAAACTGAAGTTAGTTTGGGTGGAAACCCGAAAAGTTTACCTATGGATCCCTCATCCATCTATGGTCAGGCAATTTTACAGCCTAAATCAGGACTAGGTGGTGCTG TATTAAATCAGGGTGTACCTGGTCTTCCATTAAGGGGTTGGCCTCTGACT ATGCAAAAACCCAATCTGCAGACTCAAAATCAATTCGTTTTGACGTCACAACAACAGCACGTTTTGGCACAAGCTCAGTTACAAGGCAACCTTGGAAACTCAACAACCTTCGTGAATGCAAAAGTTGGTCAGTCTATTAGCAACAACGGATCCATATGCTCCCCGGTGCCATCAAGTTCTCCAAAG ATGAAGATGGGTCAACTGTCACATTCTTCCTCACAACAACAGGACCAATtgcaacagcagcagcagcagccatCACAGCAACTGCAACAG AATAACAGAAAAAGGAAACAACACTCTGCTTCTGGAGCAGCTAACAGTACTGGCACAGGAAACACAGTTGGCCCTTCACCAAGTTCACCACCGTCAACTCACACACCTGGTGATGCAATAACTTCTGCAACCAGTTTGCAGCATGTTAATAGTGTTTCTAAAAGCATGATGTATGGTGCAGATGCAACTGCGGGTCTTACATCATCTTCCAATCTGTTG GAAGACATGGATAGGTTTGATCCTCTGGATGAAAATATGGAGTCACTACTTTCACATGAAAGTGACTCAAGGGACATTTATGGTACCATTAAACAGTGTCCTCCTGAGCACCCAAAGGCGTCTGCTAAAG GCTTCACTTTTGCTGAGGTTGGTTGTATACAGACAAGAAATAGCGAAGTTACTTGCTGTCATTTTTCTTCTGATGGGAAGGTGCTGGCTAGTGCTGGGCATGACAAGAAG GTGGTTCTTTGGAATATGGATAACCTGAAAACAGAGAGTACTCCAGAAGAACACAAATTGGTTATTACAGACGTTCGTTTTAGACCAAATTCATCTCAGTTGGCAACAGCTTCTTTTGATAAATCTGTGCGGTTATGGGATGCAGCCAAT CCAGGCTATTGCGTGAAAGCATACAATAGCCATCCTTCACCTGTGATGTCCCTTGATTTCCACCCCAAAAAGACGGACTTGTTCTGCTTTTGTGATAATGACAATGAAATTCGCTATTTTAATCTTAATACATTCTCATGCACCCGGATATCCAAG GGAGGTATGGCCCAAGTAAGGTTCCAACCAAGAATTGGACATTTTCTGGCAGCAGCATCAGATAAAGTAGTGTCCATCTTTGATGTAGAAACTGATAGACAAACATTAACATTTCAG GGGCATTCAGAAATTGTGAACTATATATGCTGGGATGCAAACGGAGAGTATTTGGCATCTGTCAGTCACAACTTGGTAAAAATATGGTCATTGGTGACAGGGGAGTGCATTCAAGAACTCGGTTCTGGTGGGAACCAGTTCCACTCGTGTGTCTTTCATCCAAATTATTCCACTCTTTTGGTGATCGGAGGAATTTCA TCATTGGAGCTGTGGAACATGGCTGAGAATAAAAGCATGACAATTTCAGCTCACGAGAATATAATTTCAGCATTGGCACAGTCGCCTGTCACAGGAATGGTTGCTTCGGCAAGTCATGATAGCTCTGTAAAGCTATGGaaataa
- the LOC107955600 gene encoding transcriptional corepressor LEUNIG_HOMOLOG isoform X1 produces MAQSNWEADKMLDVYIHDYLLKRKLHASAKAFMTEGKVATDPVAIDAPGGFLFEWWSVFWDIFIARTNEKHSEAAAAYIESQQLKAREQQQLQMQQLQLMQHRNAQLQRRDPSHPALGGSVNTINSEGMIGQPSASVLAMKMYEERVKHPHSADSETSSALIDANRMALLKTQTNNQVQLLQGSPGNMSAALQQIQSRTPLTTDIKTEVSLGGNPKSLPMDPSSIYGQAILQPKSGLGGAVLNQGVPGLPLRGWPLTGIDQLRPSLGVQMQKPNLQTQNQFVLTSQQQHVLAQAQLQGNLGNSTTFVNAKVGQSISNNGSICSPVPSSSPKMKMGQLSHSSSQQQDQLQQQQQQPSQQLQQNNRKRKQHSASGAANSTGTGNTVGPSPSSPPSTHTPGDAITSATSLQHVNSVSKSMMYGADATAGLTSSSNLLEDMDRFDPLDENMESLLSHESDSRDIYGTIKQCPPEHPKASAKGFTFAEVGCIQTRNSEVTCCHFSSDGKVLASAGHDKKVVLWNMDNLKTESTPEEHKLVITDVRFRPNSSQLATASFDKSVRLWDAANPGYCVKAYNSHPSPVMSLDFHPKKTDLFCFCDNDNEIRYFNLNTFSCTRISKGGMAQVRFQPRIGHFLAAASDKVVSIFDVETDRQTLTFQGHSEIVNYICWDANGEYLASVSHNLVKIWSLVTGECIQELGSGGNQFHSCVFHPNYSTLLVIGGISSLELWNMAENKSMTISAHENIISALAQSPVTGMVASASHDSSVKLWK; encoded by the exons ATGGCGCAGAGTAATTGGGAAGCTGACAAGAT GCTTGATGTTTATATTCATGATTACTTGTTGAAAAGGAAGTTGCATGCTTCTGCAAAAGCTTTTATGACTGAAGGAAAGGTTGCCACAGATCCAGTAG CAATCGATGCTCCTGGAGGGTTTCTGTTCGAGTGGTGGTCTGTCTTCTGGGACATATTTATTGCTAGGACAAACGAGAAACATTCTGAGGCTGCTGCAGCTTATATAGAG TCTCAGCAACTTAAAGCAAGGGAACAACAGCAATTACAAATGCAGCAGTTGCAACTAATGCAGCACCGAAATGCGCAGTTGCAACGAAGGGATCCCAGTCATCCTGCTCTTGGTGGTTCTGTAAATACGATTAACTCTGAAGGAATGATTGGACAGCCATCAGCTAGTGTGTTGGCCATGAAAATGTATGAAGAACGTGTGAAACACCCTCATTCTGCGGATTCAGAGACATCATCAGCACTGATTGATGCCAATCGGATGGCTCTTCTGAAAACGCAGACCAATAATCAAGT CCAGCTTTTGCAAGGTAGTCCTGGAAATATGTCAGCTGCTTTGCAACAAATCCAGTCACGAACGCCATTGACAACC GATATCAAAACTGAAGTTAGTTTGGGTGGAAACCCGAAAAGTTTACCTATGGATCCCTCATCCATCTATGGTCAGGCAATTTTACAGCCTAAATCAGGACTAGGTGGTGCTG TATTAAATCAGGGTGTACCTGGTCTTCCATTAAGGGGTTGGCCTCTGACT GGCATAGATCAGTTACGGCCAAGTTTGGGCGTGCAGATGCAAAAACCCAATCTGCAGACTCAAAATCAATTCGTTTTGACGTCACAACAACAGCACGTTTTGGCACAAGCTCAGTTACAAGGCAACCTTGGAAACTCAACAACCTTCGTGAATGCAAAAGTTGGTCAGTCTATTAGCAACAACGGATCCATATGCTCCCCGGTGCCATCAAGTTCTCCAAAG ATGAAGATGGGTCAACTGTCACATTCTTCCTCACAACAACAGGACCAATtgcaacagcagcagcagcagccatCACAGCAACTGCAACAG AATAACAGAAAAAGGAAACAACACTCTGCTTCTGGAGCAGCTAACAGTACTGGCACAGGAAACACAGTTGGCCCTTCACCAAGTTCACCACCGTCAACTCACACACCTGGTGATGCAATAACTTCTGCAACCAGTTTGCAGCATGTTAATAGTGTTTCTAAAAGCATGATGTATGGTGCAGATGCAACTGCGGGTCTTACATCATCTTCCAATCTGTTG GAAGACATGGATAGGTTTGATCCTCTGGATGAAAATATGGAGTCACTACTTTCACATGAAAGTGACTCAAGGGACATTTATGGTACCATTAAACAGTGTCCTCCTGAGCACCCAAAGGCGTCTGCTAAAG GCTTCACTTTTGCTGAGGTTGGTTGTATACAGACAAGAAATAGCGAAGTTACTTGCTGTCATTTTTCTTCTGATGGGAAGGTGCTGGCTAGTGCTGGGCATGACAAGAAG GTGGTTCTTTGGAATATGGATAACCTGAAAACAGAGAGTACTCCAGAAGAACACAAATTGGTTATTACAGACGTTCGTTTTAGACCAAATTCATCTCAGTTGGCAACAGCTTCTTTTGATAAATCTGTGCGGTTATGGGATGCAGCCAAT CCAGGCTATTGCGTGAAAGCATACAATAGCCATCCTTCACCTGTGATGTCCCTTGATTTCCACCCCAAAAAGACGGACTTGTTCTGCTTTTGTGATAATGACAATGAAATTCGCTATTTTAATCTTAATACATTCTCATGCACCCGGATATCCAAG GGAGGTATGGCCCAAGTAAGGTTCCAACCAAGAATTGGACATTTTCTGGCAGCAGCATCAGATAAAGTAGTGTCCATCTTTGATGTAGAAACTGATAGACAAACATTAACATTTCAG GGGCATTCAGAAATTGTGAACTATATATGCTGGGATGCAAACGGAGAGTATTTGGCATCTGTCAGTCACAACTTGGTAAAAATATGGTCATTGGTGACAGGGGAGTGCATTCAAGAACTCGGTTCTGGTGGGAACCAGTTCCACTCGTGTGTCTTTCATCCAAATTATTCCACTCTTTTGGTGATCGGAGGAATTTCA TCATTGGAGCTGTGGAACATGGCTGAGAATAAAAGCATGACAATTTCAGCTCACGAGAATATAATTTCAGCATTGGCACAGTCGCCTGTCACAGGAATGGTTGCTTCGGCAAGTCATGATAGCTCTGTAAAGCTATGGaaataa